The following proteins are encoded in a genomic region of Thalassophryne amazonica chromosome 5, fThaAma1.1, whole genome shotgun sequence:
- the LOC117510284 gene encoding protein neuralized-like isoform X4 gives MVKQRDNNRNSESTHRCGVSCLGPLSFHNQAVGDMIRLSMGDRFAERSNENFKDGLVFSSRPLKVQEKVRLRVQNVLENWSGSLRVGFTNVPPTSRTLPLPNMAIPVLTNTPGHWAAPVSAVHCGPGSELEFWVSAGGSLYFTSNKSSQQELLTGVDLSKPLWAMIDIYGQTCSVFLLGSEKKEKFHSRKSCPVPEYLAPPDVDKDKHVSLPVQETPSERTHRCGVSCLGPLSFHTQAVGDMIRLSMGDRFAERSNKNFKDGLVFSSRPLKIQEKVRLRVQNVLQNWHGSLCVGFTNVPPTSRTLPLPNMAIPKLTNTPGHWAAAINAVHCGPGTELKFWVSSGGSLYFTSNKSSQQELLTGVDLSKPLWAMIDIYGQTCSVFLLGSEKKEIFHTRKSCPVPEYLARPDVDKDKHVPLHVQETPSEESLRP, from the exons ATGGTGAAGCAGAGAGACAATAACAGGAACTCTG AGAGCACACACAGGTGTGGAGTGTCCTGTTTAGGTCCTCTGTCCTTCCACAATCAGGCTGTAGGGGACATGATCCGCCTCAGCATGGGGGATCGATTCGCAGAGAGAAGTAACGAGAACTTCAAGGATGGTCTGGTGTTTAGCAGTCGCCCACTGAAGGTTCAGGAGAAGGTTCGTCTCAGAGTACAAAACGTTTTAGAAAACTGGAGTGGATCCCTGCGTGTGGGCTTCACCAACGTGCCTCCAACATCCAGAACTCTGCCTCTGCCCAACATGGCCATTCCTGTACTCACCAACACTCCCGGGCACTGGGCTGCTCCTGTAAGTGCAGTCCACTGTGGGCCTGGTTCAGAACTGGAGTTCTGGGTCTCTGCTGGTGGTTCCTTGTACTTTACAAGCAACAAGAGCAGCCAGCAGGAGCTTCTGACAGGAGTGGACCTGAGCAAACCCCTGTGGGCCATGATCGATATCTACGGACAGACCTGCTCTGTTTTCTTACTGG gatcagagaaaaaagagaagtTTCACAGCAGAAAGTCCTGTCCTGTGCCAGAATACCTCGCCCCACCTGATGTTGACAAAGACAAGCATGTTTCATTACCTGTCCAAGAAACTCCATCAG AGAGGACACACAGGTGTGGAGTGTCCTGTTTAGGTCCTCTGTCCTTCCACACTCAGGCTGTAGGGGACATGATCCGCCTCAGCATGGGTGATCGATTCGCAGAGAGAAGTAACAAGAACTTCAAGGACGGTCTGGTGTTCAGCAGTCGCCCACTGAAGATTCAGGAGAAGGTTCGTCTCAGAGTACAAAACGTTTTACAAAACTGGCATGGATCCCTGTGTGTGGGCTTCACCAACGTGCCTCCTACATCCAGAACGCTGCCTCTGCCCAACATGGCCATTCCTAAACTCACCAACACCCCCGGTCACTGGGCCGCtgccataaatgcagtccactgtGGCCCTGGTACAGAACTGAAGTTTTGGGTTTCCTCTGGTGGTTCCTTGTACTTCACAAGCAACAAGAGCAGCCAGCAGGAGCTTCTGACGGGAGTGGACCTGAGCAAACCCCTGTGGGCCATGATCGATATCTACGGACAGACCTGCTCTGTTTTCTTACTGG GATCAGAGAAAAAGGAGATATTTCACACCAGAAAGTCCTGTCCTGTGCCAGAATACCTCGCCCGGCCTGATGTTGACAAAGACAAGCACGTCCCATTACATGTCCAAGAAACTCCATCag aagaatctctacggccttga
- the LOC117510284 gene encoding protein neuralized-like isoform X2: protein MVKQRDNNRNSESTHRCGVSCLGPLSFHNQAVGDMIRLSMGDRFAERSNENFKDGLVFSSRPLKVQEKVRLRVQNVLENWSGSLRVGFTNVPPTSRTLPLPNMAIPVLTNTPGHWAAPVSAVHCGPGSELEFWVSAGGSLYFTSNKSSQQELLTGVDLSKPLWAMIDIYGQTCSVFLLGSEKKEKFHSRKSCPVPEYLAPPDVDKDKHVSLPVQETPSERTHRCGVSCLGPLSFHTQAVGDMIRLSMGDRFAERSNKNFKDGLVFSSRPLKIQEKVRLRVQNVLQNWHGSLCVGFTNVPPTSRTLPLPNMAIPKLTNTPGHWAAAINAVHCGPGTELKFWVSSGGSLYFTSNKSSQQELLTGVDLSKPLWAMIDIYGQTCSVFLLGSEKKEIFHTRKSCPVPEYLARPDVDKDKHVPLHVQETPSDAEMDPEVCMAEEATVTLNCEVKHDEPLSTSPDPEVDPEVCMAEEATVTLNCEVQSDEPLSTSPGTLQ from the exons ATGGTGAAGCAGAGAGACAATAACAGGAACTCTG AGAGCACACACAGGTGTGGAGTGTCCTGTTTAGGTCCTCTGTCCTTCCACAATCAGGCTGTAGGGGACATGATCCGCCTCAGCATGGGGGATCGATTCGCAGAGAGAAGTAACGAGAACTTCAAGGATGGTCTGGTGTTTAGCAGTCGCCCACTGAAGGTTCAGGAGAAGGTTCGTCTCAGAGTACAAAACGTTTTAGAAAACTGGAGTGGATCCCTGCGTGTGGGCTTCACCAACGTGCCTCCAACATCCAGAACTCTGCCTCTGCCCAACATGGCCATTCCTGTACTCACCAACACTCCCGGGCACTGGGCTGCTCCTGTAAGTGCAGTCCACTGTGGGCCTGGTTCAGAACTGGAGTTCTGGGTCTCTGCTGGTGGTTCCTTGTACTTTACAAGCAACAAGAGCAGCCAGCAGGAGCTTCTGACAGGAGTGGACCTGAGCAAACCCCTGTGGGCCATGATCGATATCTACGGACAGACCTGCTCTGTTTTCTTACTGG gatcagagaaaaaagagaagtTTCACAGCAGAAAGTCCTGTCCTGTGCCAGAATACCTCGCCCCACCTGATGTTGACAAAGACAAGCATGTTTCATTACCTGTCCAAGAAACTCCATCAG AGAGGACACACAGGTGTGGAGTGTCCTGTTTAGGTCCTCTGTCCTTCCACACTCAGGCTGTAGGGGACATGATCCGCCTCAGCATGGGTGATCGATTCGCAGAGAGAAGTAACAAGAACTTCAAGGACGGTCTGGTGTTCAGCAGTCGCCCACTGAAGATTCAGGAGAAGGTTCGTCTCAGAGTACAAAACGTTTTACAAAACTGGCATGGATCCCTGTGTGTGGGCTTCACCAACGTGCCTCCTACATCCAGAACGCTGCCTCTGCCCAACATGGCCATTCCTAAACTCACCAACACCCCCGGTCACTGGGCCGCtgccataaatgcagtccactgtGGCCCTGGTACAGAACTGAAGTTTTGGGTTTCCTCTGGTGGTTCCTTGTACTTCACAAGCAACAAGAGCAGCCAGCAGGAGCTTCTGACGGGAGTGGACCTGAGCAAACCCCTGTGGGCCATGATCGATATCTACGGACAGACCTGCTCTGTTTTCTTACTGG GATCAGAGAAAAAGGAGATATTTCACACCAGAAAGTCCTGTCCTGTGCCAGAATACCTCGCCCGGCCTGATGTTGACAAAGACAAGCACGTCCCATTACATGTCCAAGAAACTCCATCag ACGCTGAAATGGACCCTGAGGTCTGCATGGCTGAAGAGGCCACAGTCACTCTGAACTGTGAAGTGAAACATGACGAACCACTTTCTACAAGTCCTG ACCCTGAAGTGGACCCTGAGGTCTGCATGGCTGAAGAGGCCACAGTCACTCTGAACTGTGAAGTGCAAAGTGACGAACCACTTTCTACAAGTCCTGGTACGCTCCAGTGA
- the LOC117510284 gene encoding protein neuralized-like isoform X3 — protein MVKQRDNNRNSESTHRCGVSCLGPLSFHNQAVGDMIRLSMGDRFAERSNENFKDGLVFSSRPLKVQEKVRLRVQNVLENWSGSLRVGFTNVPPTSRTLPLPNMAIPVLTNTPGHWAAPVSAVHCGPGSELEFWVSAGGSLYFTSNKSSQQELLTGVDLSKPLWAMIDIYGQTCSVFLLGSEKKEKFHSRKSCPVPEYLAPPDVDKDKHVSLPVQETPSERTHRCGVSCLGPLSFHTQAVGDMIRLSMGDRFAERSNKNFKDGLVFSSRPLKIQEKVRLRVQNVLQNWHGSLCVGFTNVPPTSRTLPLPNMAIPKLTNTPGHWAAAINAVHCGPGTELKFWVSSGGSLYFTSNKSSQQELLTGVDLSKPLWAMIDIYGQTCSVFLLGSEKKEIFHTRKSCPVPEYLARPDVDKDKHVPLHVQETPSDPEVDPEVCMAEEATVTLNCEVQSDEPLSTSPGTLQ, from the exons ATGGTGAAGCAGAGAGACAATAACAGGAACTCTG AGAGCACACACAGGTGTGGAGTGTCCTGTTTAGGTCCTCTGTCCTTCCACAATCAGGCTGTAGGGGACATGATCCGCCTCAGCATGGGGGATCGATTCGCAGAGAGAAGTAACGAGAACTTCAAGGATGGTCTGGTGTTTAGCAGTCGCCCACTGAAGGTTCAGGAGAAGGTTCGTCTCAGAGTACAAAACGTTTTAGAAAACTGGAGTGGATCCCTGCGTGTGGGCTTCACCAACGTGCCTCCAACATCCAGAACTCTGCCTCTGCCCAACATGGCCATTCCTGTACTCACCAACACTCCCGGGCACTGGGCTGCTCCTGTAAGTGCAGTCCACTGTGGGCCTGGTTCAGAACTGGAGTTCTGGGTCTCTGCTGGTGGTTCCTTGTACTTTACAAGCAACAAGAGCAGCCAGCAGGAGCTTCTGACAGGAGTGGACCTGAGCAAACCCCTGTGGGCCATGATCGATATCTACGGACAGACCTGCTCTGTTTTCTTACTGG gatcagagaaaaaagagaagtTTCACAGCAGAAAGTCCTGTCCTGTGCCAGAATACCTCGCCCCACCTGATGTTGACAAAGACAAGCATGTTTCATTACCTGTCCAAGAAACTCCATCAG AGAGGACACACAGGTGTGGAGTGTCCTGTTTAGGTCCTCTGTCCTTCCACACTCAGGCTGTAGGGGACATGATCCGCCTCAGCATGGGTGATCGATTCGCAGAGAGAAGTAACAAGAACTTCAAGGACGGTCTGGTGTTCAGCAGTCGCCCACTGAAGATTCAGGAGAAGGTTCGTCTCAGAGTACAAAACGTTTTACAAAACTGGCATGGATCCCTGTGTGTGGGCTTCACCAACGTGCCTCCTACATCCAGAACGCTGCCTCTGCCCAACATGGCCATTCCTAAACTCACCAACACCCCCGGTCACTGGGCCGCtgccataaatgcagtccactgtGGCCCTGGTACAGAACTGAAGTTTTGGGTTTCCTCTGGTGGTTCCTTGTACTTCACAAGCAACAAGAGCAGCCAGCAGGAGCTTCTGACGGGAGTGGACCTGAGCAAACCCCTGTGGGCCATGATCGATATCTACGGACAGACCTGCTCTGTTTTCTTACTGG GATCAGAGAAAAAGGAGATATTTCACACCAGAAAGTCCTGTCCTGTGCCAGAATACCTCGCCCGGCCTGATGTTGACAAAGACAAGCACGTCCCATTACATGTCCAAGAAACTCCATCag ACCCTGAAGTGGACCCTGAGGTCTGCATGGCTGAAGAGGCCACAGTCACTCTGAACTGTGAAGTGCAAAGTGACGAACCACTTTCTACAAGTCCTGGTACGCTCCAGTGA